The proteins below come from a single Cervus elaphus chromosome 4, mCerEla1.1, whole genome shotgun sequence genomic window:
- the MAP4K1 gene encoding mitogen-activated protein kinase kinase kinase kinase 1 isoform X3: MCHTCICSGYIHIRAHGYPGVCTSTGRRAPQGVTTKCLDPRDHYDLLQRLGGGTYGEVFKAREKVTGDLVALKMVKMEPDDDVSTLQKEILILKTCRHANIVAYHGSYLWLQKLWICMEFCGAGSLQDIYQVTGSLSELQISYVCREVLQGLAYLHSQKKIHRDIKGANILINDAGEVRLADFGISAQIGATLARRLSFIGTPYWMAPEVAAVALKGGYNELCDIWSLGITAIELAELQPPLFDVHPLRVLFLMTKSGYQPPRLKDKGKWSAAFHNFVKVTLTKSPKKRPSATKMLTHQLVSQPGLSRGLILDLLDKLRNPGKGAPVGEIEDEEPELPPVIPRRIRSTHRASSLGIPDADCCRRHMEFRKLKGMESRPPVDTPPGDFKSGSPRKNLSESDDDYDDVDIPAPAEDTPPPLPPKPKFRSPSDEGPGGTGDDGQLSPGVLVRCASGPPPRTPNLVPPPATRSPHLTAHSEPSLWNPAPREPDQPPLLPPKKEKMKRKGCALLVKLFNGCPLRIHSTAAWTHPSTKDQHLLLGAEEGIFILNRNDQEATLEMLFSGRTTWVYSINNVLMSLSGKTPYLYSHSILGLLERKEARAGSPIAHISPHRLLARKNIVSAKIPDTKGCRACCVAEGASSGGPFLCGALETSVVLLQWYQPMNKFLLVRQVLFPLPTPLPVFALLTGPGSELPSVCIGVSPGRPAKSVLFHTVRFGALSCWLGEMSTAEHKGPVQVTQVEEDKVMVLMDGSLKLVTPEGAPVRGLRTPEIPMTEAVEAVAMVGGRLQAFWKHGVQVWALGSDQLLQELRDPTLTFRLLGSPRPVVVETRPVDDPTAPSNLYIQE; this comes from the exons ATGTGTCATACATGTATATGCTCCGGGTACATCCACATACGTGCACATGGGTATCCAGGTGTGTGCACGTCGACTGGCCGGCGCGCCCCACAGGGAGTTACCACTAAGTGCCT GGACCCCCGGGACCATTATGACCTGCTGCAGCGGCTGGGTGGCGGCACCTATGGGGAAGTCTTCAAG GCTCGAGAGAAGGTGACAGGGGACCTGGTGGCATTGAAGATGGTGAAGATGGAGCCTG ACGATGATGTTTCCACCCTTCAGAAGGAAATCCTCATCTTGAAAACTTGTCGGCACGCCAACATCGTGGCCTACCATGGGAGTTATCTCTG GCTGCAGAAACTCTGGATCTGCATGGAATTCTGTGGCGCTGGTTCTCTCCAGGACATCTACCAAG TGACAGGCTCCCTGTCGGAGCTCCAGATCAGCTACGTTTGCCGGGAAGTGCTCCAG GGACTGGCCTATCTGCACTCACAGAAGAAGATCCACCGGGACATCAAG ggaGCCAACATCCTCATCAACGATGCTGGGGAGGTCAGACTGG CTGACTTTGGTATCTCGGCCCAGATCGGGGCAACGCTGGCTCGACGCCTCTCTTTCATCGGGACGCCCTACTG GATGGCTCCGGAAGTGGCAGCTGTGGCCCTGAAGGGGGGTTACAATGAACTGTGTGATATCTGGTCCCTGGGCATCACAGCCATCGAATTAGCCGAGCTACAGCCACCACTGTTTGACGTACACCCTCTCAG GGTTCTCTTCCTCATGACCAAGAGTGGCTACCAGCCGCCAAGGCTAAAGGATAAAGGCAAATG GTCGGCTGCTTTCCACAACTTTGTCAAAGTCACCCTCACTAAGAGCCCCAAGAAGCGACCCAGTGCCACCAAGATGCTCACT catcaaCTGGTATCCCAGCCCGGGCTCAGCAGGGGCCTGATCCTAGATCTTCTGGACAAACTGAGGAACCCCGGGAAGGGGGCCCCTGTGGGCGAGATCGAAGACGAGGAGCCTGAG CTCCCCCCGGTCATCCCTCGGCGGATCCGATCCACCCATCGGGCCAGCTCTCTGGGGATCCCAGACGCGGATTGCTGTC GGCGGCACATGGAGTTCAGGAAGCTCAAAGGCATGGAGTCCAGGCCCCCTGTGGACACG CCCCCTGGAGACTTCAAGAGCGGCAGTCCTAG GAAGAACCTATCAGAGTCCGATGATGACTATGACGACGTGGACAT CCCCGCCCCTGCAGAAGACACACCTCCTCCACTGCCCCCCAAG CCCAAGTTCCGTTCTCCGTCAGATGAGGGTCCTGGGGGGACTGGGGATGATGGCCAGCTGAGCCCGGGGGTGCTGGTCCGGTGTGCCAGTGGGCCTCCCCCACGCACCCCCAATCTCGTGCCTCCCCCAGCCACCCGAAGCCCCCACCTCACTGCCCACTCAG AACCCTCACTCTGGAACCCAGCCCCCCGAGAGCCTGACCAGCCCCCGCTGTTGCCCCCCaagaaggaaaagatgaagaGAAAG GGATGTGCCCTTCTTGTCAAGTTGTTCAATGGCTGCCCCCTCCGGATCCACAGCACGGCGGCCTGGACGCACCCCTCCACCAAGG ACCAGCACCTGCTCCTGGGGGCCGAGGAAGGCATTTTTATCCTGAACCGAAATGATCAGGAGGCTAcgctggagatg CTTTTTTCTGGCCGGACTACCTGGGTGTACTCCATCAACAATGTCCTCATGTCTCTCTCAG GAAAGACCCCCTACCTGTATTCTCATAGCATCCTGGGCCTGCTGGAACGGAAAGAGGCCAGAGCAGGAAGCCCCATCGCTCACATTAGCCCCCACCGGCTACTAGCAAG GAAGAACATAGTCTCCGCTAAGATCCCGGACACCAAAGGCTGCCGGGCGTGCTGTGTGG CGGAGGGCGCCAGCTCCGGAGGTCCGTTCCTGTGTGGGGCTTTGGAGACATCCGTGGTCCTGCTTCAGTGGTACCAGCCCATGAACAAGTTCCTGCTGGTCCGG CAGGTGCTGTTCCCGCTCCCTACGCCTCTGCCGGTGTTTGCACTGCTGACCGGGCCAGGCTCCGAGCTGCCCTCCGTGTGCATCGGCGTGAGCCCCGGGAGGCCGGCGAAGTCGGTGCTGTTCCACACCGTGCGCTTTGGCGCGCTCTCCTGCTGGCTGGGCGAGATGAGCACGG CAGAGCACAAGGGACCGGTACAGGTGACTCAGGTCGAGGAAGACAAGGTGATGGTGTTGATGGACG GGTCCCTGAAGCTGGTGACACCAGAGGGGGCCCCGGTCCGGGGGCTTCGAACTCCAGAGATCCCCATGACTGAAGCGGTGGAGGCCGTGG CTATGGTCGGGGGTCGGCTCCAGGCCTTCTGGAAGCATGGAGTGCAGGTGTGGGCTCTAGGCTCGGACCAG CTGTTGCAGGAGCTCAgagaccccaccctcaccttccgtCTGCTTGGCTCCCCCAG gCCTGTGGTGGTGGAGACACGCCCAGTAGATGATCCCACTGCCCCCAGCAACCTCTACATCCAGGAATGA
- the MAP4K1 gene encoding mitogen-activated protein kinase kinase kinase kinase 1 isoform X6 — protein MCHTCICSGYIHIRAHGYPGVCTSTGRRAPQGVTTKCLDPRDHYDLLQRLGGGTYGEVFKAREKVTGDLVALKMVKMEPDDDVSTLQKEILILKTCRHANIVAYHGSYLWLQKLWICMEFCGAGSLQDIYQVTGSLSELQISYVCREVLQGLAYLHSQKKIHRDIKGANILINDAGEVRLADFGISAQIGATLARRLSFIGTPYWMAPEVAAVALKGGYNELCDIWSLGITAIELAELQPPLFDVHPLRVLFLMTKSGYQPPRLKDKGKWSAAFHNFVKVTLTKSPKKRPSATKMLTHQLVSQPGLSRGLILDLLDKLRNPGKGAPVGEIEDEEPELPPVIPRRIRSTHRASSLGIPDADCCRRHMEFRKLKGMESRPPVDTARLQPPGDFKSGSPRKNLSESDDDYDDVDIPAPAEDTPPPLPPKPKFRSPSDEGPGGTGDDGQLSPGVLVRCASGPPPRTPNLVPPPATRSPHLTAHSEPSLWNPAPREPDQPPLLPPKKEKMKRKGCALLVKLFNGCPLRIHSTAAWTHPSTKDQHLLLGAEEGIFILNRNDQEATLEMLFSGRTTWVYSINNVLMSLSGKTPYLYSHSILGLLERKEARAGSPIAHISPHRLLARKNIVSAKIPDTKGCRACCVAEGASSGGPFLCGALETSVVLLQWYQPMNKFLLVRQVLFPLPTPLPVFALLTGPGSELPSVCIGVSPGRPAKSVLFHTVRFGALSCWLGEMSTGSLKLVTPEGAPVRGLRTPEIPMTEAVEAVAMVGGRLQAFWKHGVQVWALGSDQLLQELRDPTLTFRLLGSPRPVVVETRPVDDPTAPSNLYIQE, from the exons ATGTGTCATACATGTATATGCTCCGGGTACATCCACATACGTGCACATGGGTATCCAGGTGTGTGCACGTCGACTGGCCGGCGCGCCCCACAGGGAGTTACCACTAAGTGCCT GGACCCCCGGGACCATTATGACCTGCTGCAGCGGCTGGGTGGCGGCACCTATGGGGAAGTCTTCAAG GCTCGAGAGAAGGTGACAGGGGACCTGGTGGCATTGAAGATGGTGAAGATGGAGCCTG ACGATGATGTTTCCACCCTTCAGAAGGAAATCCTCATCTTGAAAACTTGTCGGCACGCCAACATCGTGGCCTACCATGGGAGTTATCTCTG GCTGCAGAAACTCTGGATCTGCATGGAATTCTGTGGCGCTGGTTCTCTCCAGGACATCTACCAAG TGACAGGCTCCCTGTCGGAGCTCCAGATCAGCTACGTTTGCCGGGAAGTGCTCCAG GGACTGGCCTATCTGCACTCACAGAAGAAGATCCACCGGGACATCAAG ggaGCCAACATCCTCATCAACGATGCTGGGGAGGTCAGACTGG CTGACTTTGGTATCTCGGCCCAGATCGGGGCAACGCTGGCTCGACGCCTCTCTTTCATCGGGACGCCCTACTG GATGGCTCCGGAAGTGGCAGCTGTGGCCCTGAAGGGGGGTTACAATGAACTGTGTGATATCTGGTCCCTGGGCATCACAGCCATCGAATTAGCCGAGCTACAGCCACCACTGTTTGACGTACACCCTCTCAG GGTTCTCTTCCTCATGACCAAGAGTGGCTACCAGCCGCCAAGGCTAAAGGATAAAGGCAAATG GTCGGCTGCTTTCCACAACTTTGTCAAAGTCACCCTCACTAAGAGCCCCAAGAAGCGACCCAGTGCCACCAAGATGCTCACT catcaaCTGGTATCCCAGCCCGGGCTCAGCAGGGGCCTGATCCTAGATCTTCTGGACAAACTGAGGAACCCCGGGAAGGGGGCCCCTGTGGGCGAGATCGAAGACGAGGAGCCTGAG CTCCCCCCGGTCATCCCTCGGCGGATCCGATCCACCCATCGGGCCAGCTCTCTGGGGATCCCAGACGCGGATTGCTGTC GGCGGCACATGGAGTTCAGGAAGCTCAAAGGCATGGAGTCCAGGCCCCCTGTGGACACG GCTCGCCTACAGCCCCCTGGAGACTTCAAGAGCGGCAGTCCTAG GAAGAACCTATCAGAGTCCGATGATGACTATGACGACGTGGACAT CCCCGCCCCTGCAGAAGACACACCTCCTCCACTGCCCCCCAAG CCCAAGTTCCGTTCTCCGTCAGATGAGGGTCCTGGGGGGACTGGGGATGATGGCCAGCTGAGCCCGGGGGTGCTGGTCCGGTGTGCCAGTGGGCCTCCCCCACGCACCCCCAATCTCGTGCCTCCCCCAGCCACCCGAAGCCCCCACCTCACTGCCCACTCAG AACCCTCACTCTGGAACCCAGCCCCCCGAGAGCCTGACCAGCCCCCGCTGTTGCCCCCCaagaaggaaaagatgaagaGAAAG GGATGTGCCCTTCTTGTCAAGTTGTTCAATGGCTGCCCCCTCCGGATCCACAGCACGGCGGCCTGGACGCACCCCTCCACCAAGG ACCAGCACCTGCTCCTGGGGGCCGAGGAAGGCATTTTTATCCTGAACCGAAATGATCAGGAGGCTAcgctggagatg CTTTTTTCTGGCCGGACTACCTGGGTGTACTCCATCAACAATGTCCTCATGTCTCTCTCAG GAAAGACCCCCTACCTGTATTCTCATAGCATCCTGGGCCTGCTGGAACGGAAAGAGGCCAGAGCAGGAAGCCCCATCGCTCACATTAGCCCCCACCGGCTACTAGCAAG GAAGAACATAGTCTCCGCTAAGATCCCGGACACCAAAGGCTGCCGGGCGTGCTGTGTGG CGGAGGGCGCCAGCTCCGGAGGTCCGTTCCTGTGTGGGGCTTTGGAGACATCCGTGGTCCTGCTTCAGTGGTACCAGCCCATGAACAAGTTCCTGCTGGTCCGG CAGGTGCTGTTCCCGCTCCCTACGCCTCTGCCGGTGTTTGCACTGCTGACCGGGCCAGGCTCCGAGCTGCCCTCCGTGTGCATCGGCGTGAGCCCCGGGAGGCCGGCGAAGTCGGTGCTGTTCCACACCGTGCGCTTTGGCGCGCTCTCCTGCTGGCTGGGCGAGATGAGCACGG GGTCCCTGAAGCTGGTGACACCAGAGGGGGCCCCGGTCCGGGGGCTTCGAACTCCAGAGATCCCCATGACTGAAGCGGTGGAGGCCGTGG CTATGGTCGGGGGTCGGCTCCAGGCCTTCTGGAAGCATGGAGTGCAGGTGTGGGCTCTAGGCTCGGACCAG CTGTTGCAGGAGCTCAgagaccccaccctcaccttccgtCTGCTTGGCTCCCCCAG gCCTGTGGTGGTGGAGACACGCCCAGTAGATGATCCCACTGCCCCCAGCAACCTCTACATCCAGGAATGA
- the MAP4K1 gene encoding mitogen-activated protein kinase kinase kinase kinase 1 isoform X1 encodes MCHTCICSGYIHIRAHGYPGVCTSTGRRAPQGVTTKCLDPRDHYDLLQRLGGGTYGEVFKAREKVTGDLVALKMVKMEPDDDVSTLQKEILILKTCRHANIVAYHGSYLWLQKLWICMEFCGAGSLQDIYQVTGSLSELQISYVCREVLQGLAYLHSQKKIHRDIKGANILINDAGEVRLADFGISAQIGATLARRLSFIGTPYWMAPEVAAVALKGGYNELCDIWSLGITAIELAELQPPLFDVHPLRVLFLMTKSGYQPPRLKDKGKWSAAFHNFVKVTLTKSPKKRPSATKMLTHQLVSQPGLSRGLILDLLDKLRNPGKGAPVGEIEDEEPELPPVIPRRIRSTHRASSLGIPDADCCRRHMEFRKLKGMESRPPVDTARLQPPGDFKSGSPRKNLSESDDDYDDVDIPAPAEDTPPPLPPKPKFRSPSDEGPGGTGDDGQLSPGVLVRCASGPPPRTPNLVPPPATRSPHLTAHSEPSLWNPAPREPDQPPLLPPKKEKMKRKGCALLVKLFNGCPLRIHSTAAWTHPSTKDQHLLLGAEEGIFILNRNDQEATLEMLFSGRTTWVYSINNVLMSLSGKTPYLYSHSILGLLERKEARAGSPIAHISPHRLLARKNIVSAKIPDTKGCRACCVAEGASSGGPFLCGALETSVVLLQWYQPMNKFLLVRQVLFPLPTPLPVFALLTGPGSELPSVCIGVSPGRPAKSVLFHTVRFGALSCWLGEMSTAEHKGPVQVTQVEEDKVMVLMDGSLKLVTPEGAPVRGLRTPEIPMTEAVEAVAMVGGRLQAFWKHGVQVWALGSDQLLQELRDPTLTFRLLGSPRPVVVETRPVDDPTAPSNLYIQE; translated from the exons ATGTGTCATACATGTATATGCTCCGGGTACATCCACATACGTGCACATGGGTATCCAGGTGTGTGCACGTCGACTGGCCGGCGCGCCCCACAGGGAGTTACCACTAAGTGCCT GGACCCCCGGGACCATTATGACCTGCTGCAGCGGCTGGGTGGCGGCACCTATGGGGAAGTCTTCAAG GCTCGAGAGAAGGTGACAGGGGACCTGGTGGCATTGAAGATGGTGAAGATGGAGCCTG ACGATGATGTTTCCACCCTTCAGAAGGAAATCCTCATCTTGAAAACTTGTCGGCACGCCAACATCGTGGCCTACCATGGGAGTTATCTCTG GCTGCAGAAACTCTGGATCTGCATGGAATTCTGTGGCGCTGGTTCTCTCCAGGACATCTACCAAG TGACAGGCTCCCTGTCGGAGCTCCAGATCAGCTACGTTTGCCGGGAAGTGCTCCAG GGACTGGCCTATCTGCACTCACAGAAGAAGATCCACCGGGACATCAAG ggaGCCAACATCCTCATCAACGATGCTGGGGAGGTCAGACTGG CTGACTTTGGTATCTCGGCCCAGATCGGGGCAACGCTGGCTCGACGCCTCTCTTTCATCGGGACGCCCTACTG GATGGCTCCGGAAGTGGCAGCTGTGGCCCTGAAGGGGGGTTACAATGAACTGTGTGATATCTGGTCCCTGGGCATCACAGCCATCGAATTAGCCGAGCTACAGCCACCACTGTTTGACGTACACCCTCTCAG GGTTCTCTTCCTCATGACCAAGAGTGGCTACCAGCCGCCAAGGCTAAAGGATAAAGGCAAATG GTCGGCTGCTTTCCACAACTTTGTCAAAGTCACCCTCACTAAGAGCCCCAAGAAGCGACCCAGTGCCACCAAGATGCTCACT catcaaCTGGTATCCCAGCCCGGGCTCAGCAGGGGCCTGATCCTAGATCTTCTGGACAAACTGAGGAACCCCGGGAAGGGGGCCCCTGTGGGCGAGATCGAAGACGAGGAGCCTGAG CTCCCCCCGGTCATCCCTCGGCGGATCCGATCCACCCATCGGGCCAGCTCTCTGGGGATCCCAGACGCGGATTGCTGTC GGCGGCACATGGAGTTCAGGAAGCTCAAAGGCATGGAGTCCAGGCCCCCTGTGGACACG GCTCGCCTACAGCCCCCTGGAGACTTCAAGAGCGGCAGTCCTAG GAAGAACCTATCAGAGTCCGATGATGACTATGACGACGTGGACAT CCCCGCCCCTGCAGAAGACACACCTCCTCCACTGCCCCCCAAG CCCAAGTTCCGTTCTCCGTCAGATGAGGGTCCTGGGGGGACTGGGGATGATGGCCAGCTGAGCCCGGGGGTGCTGGTCCGGTGTGCCAGTGGGCCTCCCCCACGCACCCCCAATCTCGTGCCTCCCCCAGCCACCCGAAGCCCCCACCTCACTGCCCACTCAG AACCCTCACTCTGGAACCCAGCCCCCCGAGAGCCTGACCAGCCCCCGCTGTTGCCCCCCaagaaggaaaagatgaagaGAAAG GGATGTGCCCTTCTTGTCAAGTTGTTCAATGGCTGCCCCCTCCGGATCCACAGCACGGCGGCCTGGACGCACCCCTCCACCAAGG ACCAGCACCTGCTCCTGGGGGCCGAGGAAGGCATTTTTATCCTGAACCGAAATGATCAGGAGGCTAcgctggagatg CTTTTTTCTGGCCGGACTACCTGGGTGTACTCCATCAACAATGTCCTCATGTCTCTCTCAG GAAAGACCCCCTACCTGTATTCTCATAGCATCCTGGGCCTGCTGGAACGGAAAGAGGCCAGAGCAGGAAGCCCCATCGCTCACATTAGCCCCCACCGGCTACTAGCAAG GAAGAACATAGTCTCCGCTAAGATCCCGGACACCAAAGGCTGCCGGGCGTGCTGTGTGG CGGAGGGCGCCAGCTCCGGAGGTCCGTTCCTGTGTGGGGCTTTGGAGACATCCGTGGTCCTGCTTCAGTGGTACCAGCCCATGAACAAGTTCCTGCTGGTCCGG CAGGTGCTGTTCCCGCTCCCTACGCCTCTGCCGGTGTTTGCACTGCTGACCGGGCCAGGCTCCGAGCTGCCCTCCGTGTGCATCGGCGTGAGCCCCGGGAGGCCGGCGAAGTCGGTGCTGTTCCACACCGTGCGCTTTGGCGCGCTCTCCTGCTGGCTGGGCGAGATGAGCACGG CAGAGCACAAGGGACCGGTACAGGTGACTCAGGTCGAGGAAGACAAGGTGATGGTGTTGATGGACG GGTCCCTGAAGCTGGTGACACCAGAGGGGGCCCCGGTCCGGGGGCTTCGAACTCCAGAGATCCCCATGACTGAAGCGGTGGAGGCCGTGG CTATGGTCGGGGGTCGGCTCCAGGCCTTCTGGAAGCATGGAGTGCAGGTGTGGGCTCTAGGCTCGGACCAG CTGTTGCAGGAGCTCAgagaccccaccctcaccttccgtCTGCTTGGCTCCCCCAG gCCTGTGGTGGTGGAGACACGCCCAGTAGATGATCCCACTGCCCCCAGCAACCTCTACATCCAGGAATGA
- the MAP4K1 gene encoding mitogen-activated protein kinase kinase kinase kinase 1 isoform X2, whose product MCHTCICSGYIHIRAHGYPGVCTSTGRRAPQGVTTKCLDPRDHYDLLQRLGGGTYGEVFKAREKVTGDLVALKMVKMEPDDDVSTLQKEILILKTCRHANIVAYHGSYLWLQKLWICMEFCGAGSLQDIYQVTGSLSELQISYVCREVLQGLAYLHSQKKIHRDIKGANILINDAGEVRLADFGISAQIGATLARRLSFIGTPYWMAPEVAAVALKGGYNELCDIWSLGITAIELAELQPPLFDVHPLRVLFLMTKSGYQPPRLKDKGKWSAAFHNFVKVTLTKSPKKRPSATKMLTHQLVSQPGLSRGLILDLLDKLRNPGKGAPVGEIEDEEPELPPVIPRRIRSTHRASSLGIPDADCCRRHMEFRKLKGMESRPPVDTARLQPPGDFKSGSPRKNLSESDDDYDDVDIPAPAEDTPPPLPPKPKFRSPSDEGPGGTGDDGQLSPGVLVRCASGPPPRTPNLVPPPATRSPHLTAHSEPSLWNPAPREPDQPPLLPPKKEKMKRKGCALLVKLFNGCPLRIHSTAAWTHPSTKDQHLLLGAEEGIFILNRNDQEATLEMLFSGRTTWVYSINNVLMSLSGKTPYLYSHSILGLLERKEARAGSPIAHISPHRLLARKNIVSAKIPDTKGCRACCVAEGASSGGPFLCGALETSVVLLQWYQPMNKFLLVRQVLFPLPTPLPVFALLTGPGSELPSVCIGVSPGRPAKSVLFHTVRFGALSCWLGEMSTEHKGPVQVTQVEEDKVMVLMDGSLKLVTPEGAPVRGLRTPEIPMTEAVEAVAMVGGRLQAFWKHGVQVWALGSDQLLQELRDPTLTFRLLGSPRPVVVETRPVDDPTAPSNLYIQE is encoded by the exons ATGTGTCATACATGTATATGCTCCGGGTACATCCACATACGTGCACATGGGTATCCAGGTGTGTGCACGTCGACTGGCCGGCGCGCCCCACAGGGAGTTACCACTAAGTGCCT GGACCCCCGGGACCATTATGACCTGCTGCAGCGGCTGGGTGGCGGCACCTATGGGGAAGTCTTCAAG GCTCGAGAGAAGGTGACAGGGGACCTGGTGGCATTGAAGATGGTGAAGATGGAGCCTG ACGATGATGTTTCCACCCTTCAGAAGGAAATCCTCATCTTGAAAACTTGTCGGCACGCCAACATCGTGGCCTACCATGGGAGTTATCTCTG GCTGCAGAAACTCTGGATCTGCATGGAATTCTGTGGCGCTGGTTCTCTCCAGGACATCTACCAAG TGACAGGCTCCCTGTCGGAGCTCCAGATCAGCTACGTTTGCCGGGAAGTGCTCCAG GGACTGGCCTATCTGCACTCACAGAAGAAGATCCACCGGGACATCAAG ggaGCCAACATCCTCATCAACGATGCTGGGGAGGTCAGACTGG CTGACTTTGGTATCTCGGCCCAGATCGGGGCAACGCTGGCTCGACGCCTCTCTTTCATCGGGACGCCCTACTG GATGGCTCCGGAAGTGGCAGCTGTGGCCCTGAAGGGGGGTTACAATGAACTGTGTGATATCTGGTCCCTGGGCATCACAGCCATCGAATTAGCCGAGCTACAGCCACCACTGTTTGACGTACACCCTCTCAG GGTTCTCTTCCTCATGACCAAGAGTGGCTACCAGCCGCCAAGGCTAAAGGATAAAGGCAAATG GTCGGCTGCTTTCCACAACTTTGTCAAAGTCACCCTCACTAAGAGCCCCAAGAAGCGACCCAGTGCCACCAAGATGCTCACT catcaaCTGGTATCCCAGCCCGGGCTCAGCAGGGGCCTGATCCTAGATCTTCTGGACAAACTGAGGAACCCCGGGAAGGGGGCCCCTGTGGGCGAGATCGAAGACGAGGAGCCTGAG CTCCCCCCGGTCATCCCTCGGCGGATCCGATCCACCCATCGGGCCAGCTCTCTGGGGATCCCAGACGCGGATTGCTGTC GGCGGCACATGGAGTTCAGGAAGCTCAAAGGCATGGAGTCCAGGCCCCCTGTGGACACG GCTCGCCTACAGCCCCCTGGAGACTTCAAGAGCGGCAGTCCTAG GAAGAACCTATCAGAGTCCGATGATGACTATGACGACGTGGACAT CCCCGCCCCTGCAGAAGACACACCTCCTCCACTGCCCCCCAAG CCCAAGTTCCGTTCTCCGTCAGATGAGGGTCCTGGGGGGACTGGGGATGATGGCCAGCTGAGCCCGGGGGTGCTGGTCCGGTGTGCCAGTGGGCCTCCCCCACGCACCCCCAATCTCGTGCCTCCCCCAGCCACCCGAAGCCCCCACCTCACTGCCCACTCAG AACCCTCACTCTGGAACCCAGCCCCCCGAGAGCCTGACCAGCCCCCGCTGTTGCCCCCCaagaaggaaaagatgaagaGAAAG GGATGTGCCCTTCTTGTCAAGTTGTTCAATGGCTGCCCCCTCCGGATCCACAGCACGGCGGCCTGGACGCACCCCTCCACCAAGG ACCAGCACCTGCTCCTGGGGGCCGAGGAAGGCATTTTTATCCTGAACCGAAATGATCAGGAGGCTAcgctggagatg CTTTTTTCTGGCCGGACTACCTGGGTGTACTCCATCAACAATGTCCTCATGTCTCTCTCAG GAAAGACCCCCTACCTGTATTCTCATAGCATCCTGGGCCTGCTGGAACGGAAAGAGGCCAGAGCAGGAAGCCCCATCGCTCACATTAGCCCCCACCGGCTACTAGCAAG GAAGAACATAGTCTCCGCTAAGATCCCGGACACCAAAGGCTGCCGGGCGTGCTGTGTGG CGGAGGGCGCCAGCTCCGGAGGTCCGTTCCTGTGTGGGGCTTTGGAGACATCCGTGGTCCTGCTTCAGTGGTACCAGCCCATGAACAAGTTCCTGCTGGTCCGG CAGGTGCTGTTCCCGCTCCCTACGCCTCTGCCGGTGTTTGCACTGCTGACCGGGCCAGGCTCCGAGCTGCCCTCCGTGTGCATCGGCGTGAGCCCCGGGAGGCCGGCGAAGTCGGTGCTGTTCCACACCGTGCGCTTTGGCGCGCTCTCCTGCTGGCTGGGCGAGATGAGCACGG AGCACAAGGGACCGGTACAGGTGACTCAGGTCGAGGAAGACAAGGTGATGGTGTTGATGGACG GGTCCCTGAAGCTGGTGACACCAGAGGGGGCCCCGGTCCGGGGGCTTCGAACTCCAGAGATCCCCATGACTGAAGCGGTGGAGGCCGTGG CTATGGTCGGGGGTCGGCTCCAGGCCTTCTGGAAGCATGGAGTGCAGGTGTGGGCTCTAGGCTCGGACCAG CTGTTGCAGGAGCTCAgagaccccaccctcaccttccgtCTGCTTGGCTCCCCCAG gCCTGTGGTGGTGGAGACACGCCCAGTAGATGATCCCACTGCCCCCAGCAACCTCTACATCCAGGAATGA